One genomic segment of Dysosmobacter sp. Marseille-Q4140 includes these proteins:
- a CDS encoding SpoIID/LytB domain-containing protein encodes MKKLLATVMLVVIFFTLSAVTASAAVTNNTVKVGLRYGSSVMESANLENAQGSGYAFGYFDGNRQFVPMGYTDVTTITMTPDVWGGITVTVTGTSQVVYSCMDSTLGVMPQDPGGDPITWFKGYRYRGGFEYTCSNGGLQVVNVVGLEDYVKGVIPHEMNGNWPLEALKAQAVCARTFACRSTKHASYGFDVCATVDCQVYNGVSTSTPLSDQAVNETAGQCIRYNGQLIEAVYHSSDGGATEDGAKVWGGDTPYLKGKTDPYEAQTTIPNYNYTVTYTPTELTWVLQNSGYSIGNVVDVYVAERSALGNVTKVVFVDDTGKSLTVTGQACSNAFYSTTLNKNVASLRFTISGGSGGGGFSVNGSSSLQSLTGASVISGKGTLSSLQEGTHSAVTSSGTVTLSASGASGSSGGSQFVITGTGNGHNVGMSQYGAKAMAELGYTYVDILNFYYTGVTIG; translated from the coding sequence ATGAAAAAACTGCTTGCGACTGTGATGCTCGTTGTGATATTTTTTACCCTGAGCGCTGTGACCGCCTCGGCCGCCGTGACGAACAACACGGTGAAGGTGGGGCTGCGGTACGGCTCGTCGGTGATGGAGTCCGCCAACCTGGAGAACGCCCAGGGCAGCGGCTACGCCTTCGGCTATTTCGACGGCAACCGCCAGTTCGTGCCCATGGGGTACACCGACGTGACCACCATCACCATGACCCCCGACGTCTGGGGCGGCATCACTGTGACGGTGACCGGCACCAGCCAGGTGGTCTACTCCTGCATGGACAGCACCCTGGGCGTCATGCCCCAGGACCCGGGGGGAGACCCCATCACCTGGTTCAAGGGCTACCGCTACCGGGGCGGGTTTGAGTACACCTGCTCCAACGGCGGGCTCCAGGTGGTCAACGTGGTGGGGCTGGAGGACTACGTCAAGGGCGTCATCCCCCACGAGATGAACGGCAACTGGCCCCTGGAGGCGCTGAAGGCCCAGGCGGTCTGTGCCCGGACCTTCGCCTGCCGCAGCACCAAGCACGCCTCTTACGGCTTTGACGTCTGCGCCACCGTCGACTGCCAGGTCTACAACGGCGTTTCCACCTCCACGCCCCTCAGCGACCAGGCGGTGAACGAGACCGCCGGGCAGTGCATCCGGTACAACGGACAGCTGATCGAGGCGGTGTACCACTCCTCCGACGGCGGCGCCACGGAGGACGGCGCCAAGGTCTGGGGCGGGGACACGCCCTACCTCAAGGGCAAGACGGACCCCTATGAGGCCCAGACCACCATCCCCAACTACAACTACACCGTTACATATACCCCGACGGAGCTGACCTGGGTCCTCCAGAACAGCGGCTACTCCATCGGCAACGTGGTGGACGTGTACGTGGCGGAGCGGTCTGCCCTGGGCAACGTCACCAAGGTGGTCTTTGTGGACGACACCGGCAAGAGCCTGACCGTCACCGGCCAGGCGTGCTCCAACGCCTTTTACAGCACCACGCTGAATAAGAACGTGGCCAGCCTCCGGTTCACCATCTCCGGCGGCTCCGGCGGCGGAGGCTTCTCCGTCAACGGCTCCTCCTCGCTCCAGAGCCTCACCGGCGCCTCGGTGATCTCCGGCAAGGGGACGCTCTCCTCCTTGCAGGAGGGGACCCACAGCGCCGTCACCTCCTCCGGCACCGTGACGCTGAGCGCCTCCGGCGCCTCCGGTTCCTCCGGCGGCAGCCAGTTCGTGATCACCGGCACCGGAAACGGGCACAATGTGGGCATGAGCCAGTACGGCGCCAAGGCCATGGCGGAGCTGGGATATACCTATGTGGATATCCTCAATTTCTATTACACCGGTGTGACCATCGGATAA
- the queA gene encoding tRNA preQ1(34) S-adenosylmethionine ribosyltransferase-isomerase QueA: protein MQTHDFYYDLPQELIAQTPIEKRDASRLMTLDRRTGAVGHHHFYDLPDFLNPGDCLILNNSRVLPARLLGSRLPGGGACEVLLLTDKGDKVWECLVRPGKKLRPGTRLTFGEGALTAEIVDVLEGGNRLVRFDYEGIFLETLEKLGKMPLPPYIKEELQDQERYQTVYSKVLGSAAAPTAGLHFTPELLETIAAKGVGIGYVTLHVGLGTFRPVKEDNIEDHPMHSEFCTISQETADLINRTRAGGGRCICVGTTSCRTLESWAAEDGHMEPRSGWTDIYIYPGYKFKVMDGLVTNFHLPESTLIMLVSAFAGREHVLTAYAEAVREKYRFFSFGDAMFLS from the coding sequence ATGCAGACCCATGATTTTTACTACGACCTGCCCCAGGAGCTGATCGCCCAGACCCCCATCGAGAAGCGGGACGCCTCCCGGCTCATGACATTGGACCGGCGGACCGGCGCGGTGGGGCACCACCATTTCTATGACCTGCCGGACTTCCTCAACCCCGGCGACTGCCTGATCCTGAACAACTCCCGGGTGCTGCCCGCCCGGCTGCTGGGCTCCCGGCTGCCCGGCGGCGGCGCCTGCGAGGTGCTGCTGCTGACCGACAAGGGGGACAAGGTGTGGGAGTGCCTGGTCCGCCCGGGGAAGAAGCTGCGCCCGGGCACCCGCCTGACCTTCGGCGAGGGGGCCCTGACGGCGGAGATCGTGGACGTGCTGGAGGGCGGCAACCGCCTGGTGCGCTTCGACTACGAGGGCATCTTCCTGGAGACCCTGGAAAAACTGGGCAAGATGCCCCTGCCGCCCTATATCAAGGAGGAGCTTCAGGACCAGGAGCGCTACCAGACCGTCTACTCCAAGGTCCTGGGCAGCGCCGCCGCCCCCACGGCGGGGCTCCACTTCACGCCGGAGCTGCTGGAGACCATCGCCGCCAAGGGCGTGGGCATCGGCTATGTGACGCTCCACGTGGGCCTGGGCACCTTCCGGCCCGTGAAGGAGGACAACATCGAGGACCACCCCATGCACAGCGAGTTCTGCACCATCTCCCAGGAGACGGCGGACCTCATCAACCGCACCCGTGCCGGCGGCGGCCGGTGCATCTGCGTGGGCACCACCTCCTGCCGGACCCTGGAGTCCTGGGCGGCGGAGGACGGCCACATGGAGCCCCGGTCCGGCTGGACGGATATCTATATCTACCCCGGCTACAAGTTCAAGGTGATGGACGGCCTGGTGACCAACTTCCACCTGCCGGAGTCCACCCTCATCATGCTGGTGTCCGCCTTCGCCGGGCGGGAGCACGT
- the asd gene encoding aspartate-semialdehyde dehydrogenase, protein MKEYKVGIIGATGMVGQRFITLMENHPWFRLTALAASARSAGKPYAEAVAGRWALDVPMPEEAKSIVVLDAEADAEKLASMVDFCFCAVDMKKEEIRALEEKYAKLECPIVSNNSAHRWTDDVPMVVPEINADHIAVIESQRKRLGTKRGFIAVKSNCSLQSYVPALHPLKKYGLEKALVCTYQAISGAGKTFERWPEMVDNCIPFIGGEEEKSETEPLKLWGHIEDGKIVKAAGPAITAQCFRVACQDGHMAAVFMKFADGKAPSMEQIKADWAAFRGPAQELDLPSAPKQFLHYFEEENRPQTRLDRNLEHGMAVSIGRLRPDSQYDYKFVCLSHNTLRGAAGGAVLLAELLCAKGYMD, encoded by the coding sequence ATGAAAGAGTACAAAGTGGGCATCATCGGCGCCACCGGCATGGTGGGCCAGCGGTTCATCACCCTCATGGAGAACCACCCCTGGTTCCGTCTGACCGCCCTGGCGGCCAGCGCCCGCAGCGCCGGCAAGCCCTATGCCGAGGCCGTGGCCGGCCGCTGGGCCCTGGATGTCCCCATGCCGGAGGAGGCCAAGAGCATCGTGGTCCTGGACGCCGAGGCCGACGCGGAAAAGCTGGCCTCCATGGTGGACTTCTGCTTCTGCGCCGTGGATATGAAGAAGGAGGAGATCCGGGCCCTGGAGGAGAAGTACGCCAAGCTGGAGTGCCCCATCGTCTCCAACAACTCCGCCCACCGCTGGACCGACGACGTGCCCATGGTGGTGCCGGAGATCAACGCCGACCACATCGCCGTTATCGAGTCCCAGCGCAAGCGCCTGGGGACCAAGCGGGGCTTCATCGCCGTCAAGTCCAACTGCTCCCTCCAGAGCTACGTCCCCGCCCTGCACCCGCTGAAGAAGTACGGCCTGGAGAAGGCGCTGGTGTGCACCTATCAGGCCATCTCCGGCGCCGGCAAGACCTTTGAGCGCTGGCCCGAGATGGTGGACAACTGCATCCCCTTCATCGGCGGCGAGGAGGAGAAGAGCGAGACCGAGCCCCTGAAGCTCTGGGGTCACATCGAGGACGGCAAGATCGTCAAGGCCGCCGGCCCCGCCATCACCGCCCAGTGCTTCCGGGTGGCCTGCCAGGACGGCCACATGGCCGCCGTGTTCATGAAGTTCGCCGACGGAAAGGCACCCTCCATGGAGCAGATCAAGGCCGACTGGGCCGCCTTCCGGGGCCCCGCCCAGGAGCTGGACCTGCCCTCCGCTCCCAAGCAGTTCCTCCACTACTTTGAGGAGGAGAACCGGCCCCAGACCCGTCTGGACCGGAACCTGGAGCACGGCATGGCCGTGTCCATCGGCCGCCTGCGGCCCGACAGCCAGTACGACTACAAGTTCGTGTGCCTGAGCCACAACACCCTCCGGGGCGCGGCCGGCGGCGCGGTGCTCCTGGCGGAGCTGCTGTGTGCCAAGGGCTACATGGACTGA